The following are from one region of the Sphingobium sp. MI1205 genome:
- the dld gene encoding D-lactate dehydrogenase, protein MTKFVERLRSIVGAARVETDVAATLPYRSGFRFGSGAALAVVQPQSLVDMWRVVEACVEAEVIVIMQAANTGLTGGSTPNGDDYDRDIVIISTLAMDSIHVIDEGRQVVCLPGATLHALEAKLRPLGREPHSVIGSSCFGASVVGGVCNNSGGALIRRGPAFTQLALYAQRGEDGVLRLVNHLGIRLEGKPEDMLRQIEAGHFAPSDVALDVGHASDPDYDRHVRDIHSDRPARFNADPRRLKEAAGSAGHVIIFAVRLDTFPIESEARTFYIGTNDPAELTAIRRHMLTTFPTLPISAEYLHRDVFDLAAEYGKDSFVAIRLLGTSRLPQLARLQTRVNRMAARMGMKPGFSDRLLQRIAGWLPLHLPARMREWRARYEHHLLLKVAKDEAKATAAYLSSIFPSAAGDMFVCTAQEAEKAFLHRFVAAGAAVRYRTVHPETVEDIVALDIALPRNATDWMEILPPEIDAQIVRKLYYGHFFCHVFHQDYVVRKGCDPLELEHRMWALLDARRAEYPAEHNVGHLYPAKPALADFYRSLDPCNSFNPGVGQTSKKARWN, encoded by the coding sequence ATGACCAAGTTCGTTGAGAGACTACGATCAATCGTCGGTGCCGCGCGGGTAGAAACCGACGTCGCCGCAACGCTTCCCTATCGCTCTGGCTTCCGGTTCGGCAGCGGGGCGGCCCTCGCCGTGGTGCAGCCGCAGAGCCTCGTAGACATGTGGCGAGTAGTCGAAGCCTGTGTCGAGGCGGAGGTGATCGTCATTATGCAGGCTGCGAACACCGGATTGACCGGGGGCTCCACGCCCAATGGCGATGACTATGATCGCGATATCGTCATCATCAGCACGCTGGCGATGGACAGCATCCATGTGATCGATGAAGGTCGGCAGGTGGTCTGCCTTCCCGGCGCGACCTTGCACGCTCTGGAAGCCAAGCTGCGACCGCTTGGCCGTGAGCCGCATTCGGTGATCGGGTCGTCCTGCTTCGGCGCGTCGGTGGTCGGCGGCGTCTGCAACAACAGCGGTGGCGCGCTGATCCGTCGCGGGCCTGCATTTACCCAACTCGCGCTCTACGCCCAGCGCGGCGAGGATGGCGTACTGCGCCTTGTCAATCATCTGGGCATTCGGCTGGAGGGTAAGCCCGAAGACATGCTGCGGCAGATCGAAGCCGGGCATTTCGCGCCGTCTGATGTGGCGCTCGACGTCGGCCACGCGTCGGACCCTGATTATGATCGGCACGTTCGCGACATCCACAGCGACAGGCCCGCCCGCTTCAACGCCGATCCGCGAAGGTTGAAGGAAGCGGCGGGCAGCGCGGGGCATGTGATCATATTCGCGGTCAGGCTGGACACGTTCCCGATCGAAAGCGAAGCACGGACCTTCTACATCGGCACGAACGATCCGGCCGAACTGACGGCCATCCGCCGTCACATGTTGACTACCTTCCCGACATTGCCGATTTCGGCCGAATATTTGCATCGCGACGTTTTCGATCTGGCGGCGGAATATGGAAAGGACAGTTTCGTGGCGATCCGGCTGCTGGGCACCAGCCGCTTGCCGCAACTCGCCCGGCTTCAGACGCGCGTCAACCGCATGGCGGCGCGGATGGGTATGAAGCCTGGCTTTTCCGATCGGCTGCTGCAGCGGATTGCAGGCTGGCTGCCATTGCATCTGCCTGCCCGGATGCGCGAATGGCGTGCGCGCTATGAACATCATCTGCTGCTCAAAGTGGCGAAGGATGAAGCGAAGGCCACGGCTGCCTATCTTTCATCCATCTTTCCTTCCGCGGCCGGCGACATGTTCGTCTGCACGGCGCAGGAGGCGGAGAAAGCGTTCCTGCATCGCTTCGTCGCGGCAGGGGCGGCGGTGCGATATCGGACGGTCCATCCCGAGACGGTGGAGGATATCGTGGCGCTCGATATTGCCCTGCCACGGAACGCCACCGACTGGATGGAAATATTGCCGCCGGAGATCGACGCGCAGATCGTGCGGAAACTCTATTATGGCCATTTCTTTTGCCATGTTTTCCACCAGGATTATGTAGTGCGCAAAGGCTGCGATCCGCTGGAACTGGAGCATCGCATGTGGGCGCTTCTGGATGCTCGGCGCGCGGAATATCCGGCCGAGCATAATGTCGGCCACCTCTACCCGGCGAAACCGGCGCTTGCCGACTTTTACCGCTCGCTGGATCCGTGCAACAGCTTCAATCCCGGCGTCGGCCAGACGTCCAAGAAGGCGCGCTGGAACTGA
- a CDS encoding SDR family NAD(P)-dependent oxidoreductase, whose amino-acid sequence MGLGVIVAGGSGALGRSVVQELASRGWNVAVVDLAPAALEGAAQVSIGGVDLADEAAVTRAYQDAAERLGGLAGLVNVAGGFIWEPLENGSMDSWDRMYRMNLRTAAVSARAALPHLLRNGGAIVNVGAAAANQAMMGMAPYASSKAGVRALTESLADEFKARGIRVNAVLPTIIDTPANRRDMPDADPSAWVRPEAAARVIAFLLSQESACMTGCNLQLSLHG is encoded by the coding sequence ATGGGCTTGGGAGTCATCGTGGCAGGAGGTTCCGGCGCACTGGGACGGTCGGTCGTGCAGGAACTCGCCAGCCGCGGCTGGAATGTCGCTGTCGTTGACCTGGCCCCGGCAGCGCTCGAGGGTGCGGCGCAGGTTTCGATCGGCGGCGTCGACCTCGCGGACGAGGCCGCCGTCACCCGCGCCTATCAGGATGCTGCCGAACGGCTGGGCGGGCTGGCCGGGCTGGTCAATGTGGCAGGTGGCTTTATCTGGGAACCTCTCGAAAACGGCTCGATGGACAGCTGGGACCGAATGTATCGGATGAACCTGCGCACCGCCGCCGTTTCGGCCCGCGCGGCGCTGCCGCATCTGTTGCGCAACGGGGGCGCGATCGTCAATGTGGGCGCGGCGGCAGCCAATCAGGCGATGATGGGCATGGCCCCCTATGCATCCTCCAAGGCAGGCGTACGTGCGCTGACCGAAAGTCTGGCGGACGAATTCAAGGCGCGCGGAATTCGGGTCAATGCCGTGCTGCCGACCATCATCGACACGCCCGCCAATCGCCGCGACATGCCCGATGCCGATCCTTCGGCCTGGGTCAGGCCGGAAGCGGCAGCGCGGGTCATCGCCTTTCTGCTGTCGCAGGAGTCCGCTTGCATGACGGGGTGCAACCTGCAACTGTCGCTCCACGGCTGA
- a CDS encoding MFS transporter — translation MRRRSGAYAWAIARHLADPEIWTERFHCPTWLDYLRQRSRDTHADSSSGSRFCL, via the coding sequence ATCCGCCGACGCAGCGGCGCCTATGCCTGGGCGATCGCCCGCCACCTAGCCGATCCGGAGATCTGGACGGAGCGGTTCCACTGCCCGACATGGCTCGACTATCTGCGCCAGCGCAGTCGCGATACCCATGCCGACAGCTCTTCTGGCTCGCGCTTTTGCCTATAA
- a CDS encoding MFS transporter, with protein MSTGHCWPQAFSLGAGWLLPLPRALEPVGEEIDPLEAPRVDLAITDRSGPTVVWIEYRVARHDARAFHSVM; from the coding sequence ATGTCGACGGGACATTGCTGGCCGCAGGCATTCTCGCTTGGCGCCGGATGGCTGCTGCCTCTGCCACGCGCACTCGAGCCCGTAGGCGAAGAGATCGACCCGCTGGAGGCACCGCGTGTCGACCTGGCTATTACCGATCGGAGCGGTCCGACCGTCGTCTGGATCGAGTATCGGGTGGCGCGGCACGATGCCCGTGCTTTCCACAGCGTGATGTAG
- a CDS encoding MFS transporter — protein MISITILDIVIQTVSPRWVAGRALAAFQTAVAVGSWGWGPFGPMDSCRRDIAGRRHSRLAPDGCCLCHAHSSP, from the coding sequence ATGATCTCCATCACCATCCTCGACATCGTTATTCAGACCGTGTCACCCCGCTGGGTAGCCGGGCGGGCGCTGGCGGCATTCCAGACGGCGGTCGCGGTCGGCAGCTGGGGCTGGGGGCCATTTGGCCCAATGGATTCATGTCGACGGGACATTGCTGGCCGCAGGCATTCTCGCTTGGCGCCGGATGGCTGCTGCCTCTGCCACGCGCACTCGAGCCCGTAG
- a CDS encoding DUF1330 domain-containing protein, whose amino-acid sequence MSVYLIVELVYSDQSWREEYRRGVPSLVTAYGGRYLALATPPELMEGERKAPDTLAVFDFPTAEAVRTFLACPEYQPYAEARRAGAKTQIYMLEALPSPA is encoded by the coding sequence ATGTCGGTCTATCTGATCGTCGAACTTGTCTACAGCGATCAATCCTGGCGCGAAGAATATCGCCGCGGGGTTCCGTCCTTGGTCACAGCCTATGGCGGCCGTTACCTTGCCCTTGCCACCCCTCCCGAACTGATGGAGGGTGAGAGGAAGGCTCCCGATACGTTGGCCGTGTTCGACTTTCCCACGGCAGAGGCGGTGCGCACTTTCCTCGCCTGCCCCGAATATCAGCCCTATGCCGAGGCGCGCCGTGCCGGCGCGAAAACGCAAATCTACATGCTGGAAGCGCTGCCCTCGCCCGCCTAA
- a CDS encoding nitroreductase family deazaflavin-dependent oxidoreductase has product MSTPKFDDIPKDINALIAAHIKQYLTDPEAAHMWDARPVGLPGEATTLLLTTIGRKSGEPRHVPLLYVDDGDGYLIIGSKGGNVDHPVWFLNLQANPECEIRVGAPPIKARARVLEGDERARAWKKITDLHHVYAKYQARADRQIPVVRLEPIKE; this is encoded by the coding sequence ATGTCCACGCCGAAGTTCGATGACATTCCCAAGGACATCAATGCGCTGATCGCGGCGCACATCAAGCAGTATCTGACCGATCCTGAAGCCGCCCATATGTGGGACGCGCGACCAGTCGGGCTGCCGGGCGAGGCCACGACGCTGCTGCTCACTACCATCGGGCGCAAGAGCGGTGAACCGCGCCATGTTCCCCTGTTGTATGTCGATGATGGCGATGGCTATCTCATCATCGGGTCGAAGGGCGGCAATGTCGATCATCCAGTCTGGTTCCTGAACCTGCAGGCCAATCCAGAATGCGAAATCCGGGTGGGTGCGCCCCCGATCAAAGCCCGCGCGCGGGTGCTGGAAGGCGATGAAAGAGCGCGTGCCTGGAAGAAGATCACCGATCTCCATCATGTCTATGCCAAATATCAGGCACGGGCCGATCGCCAGATCCCGGTCGTGCGGCTGGAACCGATCAAGGAATGA
- a CDS encoding DUF7064 domain-containing protein, with the protein MSETDWNSNLGQGFGKHVAEDEFYHGVGEPVDSLTETWFWNFHVPEAAINCFAYCWVHPTLKVVTSGLMVYQGMKTSHLQAELFDIRDYMSMDAVGDGSDIQLPNSMRMQTIVPLEHVRMTFDDPQRETSINVEMRAVGVPIMRANNKHFEQVMHVTGDLVLRGATYKVDCLAVRDRSWGEPRPENHNPAPPYTWVTGTFGEEFAFNVGSHDDPDRDPEWKDVMPVPARIFNDGWVVVKGEQRRVRNSSKITVRTPDRRSPITHDYTFEDEQGDSYHITGKLIAQAPWGGWSNMTCHLGLVEWDWNGKKGYGESQEVQWNDYVWKMSQQK; encoded by the coding sequence ATGTCGGAGACCGATTGGAACAGCAATCTGGGCCAGGGCTTCGGCAAGCATGTCGCCGAGGATGAATTTTACCATGGAGTCGGTGAACCGGTCGACTCACTGACGGAAACCTGGTTTTGGAACTTCCATGTGCCGGAAGCAGCCATCAACTGCTTCGCCTATTGCTGGGTGCATCCGACGCTGAAGGTCGTGACGTCCGGGCTGATGGTCTATCAGGGCATGAAGACCAGTCATCTGCAAGCCGAACTGTTCGATATCCGCGACTATATGTCGATGGATGCCGTGGGCGACGGCAGCGATATCCAGTTGCCCAACAGCATGCGCATGCAAACCATCGTGCCGCTGGAACATGTGCGGATGACCTTTGACGATCCGCAGCGGGAAACCAGCATCAATGTCGAAATGCGGGCCGTGGGCGTGCCGATCATGCGCGCCAACAACAAGCATTTCGAACAGGTGATGCATGTGACGGGCGATCTGGTCCTGCGCGGCGCGACGTACAAGGTCGACTGTCTGGCCGTGCGCGATCGCAGCTGGGGGGAACCGCGCCCGGAAAATCACAACCCGGCGCCGCCCTATACCTGGGTCACGGGCACCTTTGGCGAGGAATTCGCCTTCAACGTCGGTTCGCATGATGATCCCGATCGCGATCCGGAGTGGAAGGATGTCATGCCGGTGCCCGCGCGCATCTTCAACGACGGCTGGGTGGTTGTGAAAGGCGAGCAGCGCCGCGTGCGCAATTCATCGAAAATCACCGTCCGCACTCCCGACCGGCGCAGTCCCATCACCCACGACTACACTTTCGAGGATGAGCAGGGCGATAGCTATCATATCACGGGCAAGCTGATCGCGCAGGCGCCTTGGGGCGGCTGGTCCAACATGACATGTCATCTCGGCCTTGTCGAATGGGACTGGAACGGCAAGAAGGGCTATGGCGAAAGCCAGGAAGTCCAGTGGAACGATTATGTCTGGAAAATGTCGCAGCAAAAATAA
- a CDS encoding SDR family oxidoreductase, with protein sequence METGLTRRFSAEDRATFARRRTALGRYGRPEELAHMILSLCLAEWAFVTGAVIPVDGGLTARDT encoded by the coding sequence GTGGAAACCGGCCTGACCCGGAGATTTTCCGCCGAGGACCGAGCGACCTTCGCCCGGCGCAGGACCGCGCTCGGGCGCTACGGCCGTCCTGAGGAGCTGGCGCACATGATCCTGAGCCTCTGCCTAGCGGAATGGGCCTTCGTCACCGGCGCCGTTATTCCGGTCGATGGCGGCTTGACCGCGCGAGATACATGA
- a CDS encoding aromatic ring-hydroxylating oxygenase subunit alpha, whose product MATTLNKDRIRGYGSKDRPLLSELWEKDSVGANDAMRARGDYEPDNRQIDYRRYYHPEFFKLELEKIWSKQWIFACREEDIPEVGDRLPLQVGSHSYFIVRSEQDEFRAFYNSCLHRGTMLCAKKESAETIRCPYHAWEWNVDGRLKRIPSHWDFPDITRLNGSLPEIRLERWGGFIFVNADKDARPLLEALGPMPAHFKDFAPEKRYTKARFRKLVHANWKITQEAFQESYHLYATHPEGVPFTGDSQSQYDIFTTPMGAVAREAVPSAVPSMHADASATTLMAGLAFAQVQQAWHYPNATMPELDPEGDIRAQVAKWARDVYEQTYGRLNGQPDAVMLDSALYFLYPHFTLWLSEAVPFVYQFLPHESDPNYCYFDVRLLMPYAEGQPRPPAAEVIEIGEHESIAEKAPAYSFLGMIFDQDMSNLPLIQKGLKAADPSAPHSRLGAYQEGMIQAWHELIDRDLNR is encoded by the coding sequence GTGGCAACCACGCTGAACAAGGACCGTATCCGCGGTTATGGGAGCAAGGATCGGCCGCTGCTGAGCGAACTGTGGGAGAAGGATTCCGTAGGGGCAAATGACGCCATGCGCGCCCGCGGTGATTATGAGCCGGACAACCGGCAGATCGACTACCGCCGCTATTACCACCCCGAATTCTTCAAGCTGGAACTGGAAAAGATCTGGTCCAAGCAGTGGATCTTTGCCTGCCGGGAGGAGGATATCCCGGAGGTCGGCGATCGCTTGCCGCTGCAGGTCGGATCGCATTCCTATTTCATCGTCCGGTCCGAACAGGACGAATTTCGCGCTTTCTACAACAGCTGCCTGCATCGCGGGACGATGCTGTGCGCGAAGAAGGAATCGGCCGAAACGATCCGCTGCCCCTATCATGCCTGGGAATGGAATGTGGACGGGCGGCTGAAGCGGATTCCCAGCCATTGGGACTTTCCGGACATCACGCGCCTCAATGGCTCCCTGCCGGAAATCAGGCTGGAGCGCTGGGGCGGCTTTATCTTCGTCAATGCCGACAAGGATGCGCGCCCGCTGTTGGAGGCGCTGGGGCCCATGCCCGCGCATTTCAAGGACTTCGCGCCTGAAAAGCGCTATACCAAGGCCCGGTTCCGCAAACTGGTCCATGCCAACTGGAAGATCACGCAGGAAGCCTTCCAGGAATCCTATCACCTCTATGCGACGCATCCGGAAGGCGTTCCCTTCACCGGCGACAGCCAGTCGCAATATGATATCTTCACCACGCCCATGGGCGCAGTAGCGCGCGAAGCCGTGCCTTCGGCGGTGCCAAGCATGCATGCGGACGCTTCGGCGACCACGCTGATGGCGGGCCTGGCCTTCGCGCAGGTGCAGCAGGCATGGCATTATCCCAACGCCACCATGCCGGAGCTGGACCCTGAAGGGGACATTCGCGCCCAGGTCGCGAAATGGGCTCGTGACGTCTATGAGCAGACCTATGGTCGGCTCAATGGCCAGCCAGACGCCGTCATGCTCGACAGCGCGCTCTACTTCCTCTACCCGCATTTCACGTTGTGGCTGTCGGAAGCGGTGCCGTTCGTTTACCAGTTCCTGCCCCATGAGAGCGATCCGAATTACTGCTATTTCGACGTTCGCCTGCTGATGCCCTATGCGGAAGGACAGCCACGTCCCCCGGCCGCCGAAGTGATCGAAATCGGCGAGCATGAAAGCATCGCGGAAAAGGCACCGGCCTACAGCTTCCTGGGCATGATCTTCGATCAGGACATGAGCAATCTGCCGCTGATCCAGAAAGGCCTGAAGGCCGCCGATCCGAGCGCGCCGCATTCACGCTTGGGCGCCTATCAGGAAGGCATGATCCAGGCATGGCACGAACTGATCGACCGCGATCTCAATCGCTGA
- a CDS encoding TIGR03619 family F420-dependent LLM class oxidoreductase, which translates to MRFWLHIHNTPPEQGLELAIMAEQLGFEGVLGDDHWFMPAGTGVQDPNERAPLPMDYIFPDIFAFGGAVLARTSRLKFGSCIMVLANRTNPFLVAKGAATLARLSDDRFVMGVGTGWMRDEYDMAGVDWSSRVPRTVEMMEILRKLWSDKPAEHHGTFFDFPPTFAEPRPARPIPIYMGSVAPVALRRTGKVADGWMGMTSKLSDVAGQIALIEEGRRDAGREKLPFEYMVGLAPHDDGSLPSLDDYKRAADLGVTQHHVGPIDHALGVLRSSFDDKKRFVEEFAQRNMR; encoded by the coding sequence ATGCGGTTCTGGCTGCACATTCACAACACGCCGCCTGAACAGGGCCTGGAACTGGCCATCATGGCGGAACAACTCGGTTTTGAAGGCGTGCTAGGCGACGATCACTGGTTCATGCCAGCCGGAACCGGCGTGCAGGATCCCAATGAACGTGCGCCCTTGCCGATGGATTACATCTTCCCCGACATATTCGCCTTCGGCGGCGCAGTGCTTGCCCGCACGAGCCGGTTGAAATTTGGTTCGTGCATCATGGTTCTGGCCAATCGGACCAATCCTTTCCTGGTCGCCAAGGGGGCGGCGACACTCGCGCGCCTTAGTGATGACCGGTTCGTCATGGGTGTCGGCACCGGCTGGATGCGCGACGAATATGACATGGCTGGCGTCGACTGGAGCAGCCGCGTTCCCCGCACGGTGGAAATGATGGAGATCCTGCGCAAGCTATGGAGCGACAAGCCCGCCGAACATCATGGCACCTTCTTCGATTTCCCGCCCACCTTTGCAGAGCCGCGTCCGGCGCGGCCCATTCCCATCTATATGGGATCGGTGGCGCCGGTGGCGCTGCGGCGCACCGGTAAGGTAGCGGACGGGTGGATGGGGATGACGTCGAAATTGTCGGACGTCGCCGGTCAGATCGCGCTGATTGAGGAAGGTCGGCGCGATGCCGGGCGGGAAAAGCTTCCCTTTGAATATATGGTCGGCCTCGCCCCCCATGACGACGGGTCCCTGCCTTCGCTCGACGATTATAAGCGCGCCGCCGATCTGGGCGTGACCCAGCACCATGTCGGCCCGATCGACCATGCGCTGGGCGTGCTCCGGTCCAGCTTCGACGACAAGAAGCGCTTCGTCGAGGAGTTCGCCCAACGCAACATGCGGTAA
- a CDS encoding TonB-dependent receptor codes for MRKSRLALLVSCAAIGGSTLFSGMASAQENQLQDIVVTAQKRSQNVQDTPLSVTAVSGDQLTSAGISTVQELNRVDPALQIGQATGTVTTFIRGIGNPVTTAGNEASVPVYIDDVYFVRASVPFFDLASVERVEVLKGPQGTLFGRNASGGVISIYTKDPSQNAELEARLGYANYETMDAKFYLNLPVTDTLAANVSVSYHNQDKGWGKNRTLVDPFDTSLGYLPSNDDYWKSRSFSTRGKILWEPADGLSVKLIGYYQNSWSQIGIYSRPFPGTEGGTPDPAHNGFGNSGNFPIPSQVLPPLGFYDVALGATQKQYDDSEGYGFSGRVDYEMGFADVVSITAYRKNKELYASAGNYSPYNWTRYDLNIVDNQFSQEFQLKSKAGSPVNWIAGLYYLNADGGFDPTTIYGPGMEALLVDSVNIRGEQNVKSYAAFGQLTYPITESTNITGGLRYTIDKVAGRGSTTTLFIPELPFLLQNVPAVAAAFGAQNGNVFDAATANAIVAGAQTPVDNVPGGGVARKTFKKLTWKATIDHKFSEDIMVYANYSRGYKAGTFNTLPLDQAEPLSPEVVDAYEIGFKTELADRRIRLNGALFWNDLSNPQVQAQRNGLVFLKNAGSARTKGAEFDLTAVAAEGLTLRVAGTYLIAKFRDFPDAPSYCPNPQVNAATCQALTPNLPIAPGNLNTIVVDASGNYMPYASKWKFSGGFSYDYKLADDSELTFDMNANWASKFNWDADNVIKEPAHLLLDGSVSFTPAAAEHLTLRFWMKNITGEKFNINYYAQASGSAFSTAPGAPRTYGGELVFKF; via the coding sequence GTGCGTAAGTCACGTTTGGCTCTGCTGGTGTCTTGTGCGGCTATCGGTGGTTCGACTCTGTTCAGTGGCATGGCCAGTGCGCAGGAAAACCAGCTTCAGGACATCGTCGTCACTGCGCAGAAACGATCGCAGAATGTTCAGGATACGCCGCTGTCCGTGACGGCGGTTTCCGGTGATCAGCTGACGTCCGCCGGCATTTCGACCGTTCAGGAACTCAACCGCGTCGACCCGGCCCTGCAAATCGGACAGGCGACGGGTACGGTCACGACCTTCATTCGTGGCATCGGCAACCCGGTCACGACCGCGGGCAACGAAGCGAGCGTGCCGGTATATATTGACGATGTTTACTTCGTCCGCGCGTCAGTGCCTTTCTTTGATCTCGCCAGCGTCGAACGCGTCGAAGTGCTCAAGGGCCCTCAGGGCACATTGTTCGGTCGTAACGCGTCTGGTGGTGTGATCTCGATCTACACCAAGGATCCGAGTCAGAATGCTGAACTCGAAGCACGACTTGGTTATGCCAATTACGAGACAATGGATGCCAAATTTTATCTGAACCTGCCGGTTACGGATACTCTGGCGGCCAATGTTTCCGTCAGCTATCATAATCAGGACAAGGGTTGGGGCAAGAACCGAACCTTGGTCGATCCCTTCGACACGTCGCTCGGCTATCTGCCCAGCAATGACGATTACTGGAAGAGCCGCAGCTTCAGCACGCGGGGCAAGATCCTGTGGGAGCCCGCCGACGGCCTATCGGTCAAGCTGATCGGCTATTATCAGAATAGCTGGAGCCAGATCGGCATCTACTCGCGTCCTTTCCCTGGCACGGAGGGTGGAACGCCTGATCCGGCGCACAATGGCTTTGGCAATTCGGGGAACTTCCCCATCCCGTCGCAGGTGCTGCCGCCGCTCGGTTTCTACGACGTTGCGCTCGGGGCGACCCAGAAACAATATGATGATTCGGAAGGCTATGGCTTCTCCGGCCGCGTCGACTATGAAATGGGCTTCGCCGATGTCGTCAGCATCACCGCCTATCGTAAAAACAAGGAGCTATATGCTTCTGCGGGAAATTACTCTCCCTATAACTGGACTCGTTATGACCTGAACATTGTCGACAACCAGTTCTCCCAAGAGTTCCAGCTGAAGTCTAAGGCGGGTTCGCCCGTCAACTGGATCGCTGGCCTCTATTATCTGAACGCCGATGGTGGCTTCGACCCGACCACAATCTACGGTCCGGGTATGGAGGCGCTGCTGGTGGACTCGGTCAACATACGGGGTGAGCAGAACGTCAAATCCTATGCCGCTTTCGGCCAGCTGACATACCCGATCACCGAAAGCACCAATATAACCGGCGGCCTGCGCTACACGATCGACAAGGTGGCAGGCCGCGGCAGCACCACGACACTGTTCATTCCGGAGTTGCCGTTCCTGCTTCAGAACGTGCCTGCGGTCGCGGCGGCATTCGGTGCGCAGAACGGAAATGTCTTCGATGCAGCGACGGCGAATGCCATCGTGGCAGGGGCCCAGACGCCGGTGGACAATGTGCCTGGCGGCGGTGTCGCCCGAAAGACGTTCAAGAAGTTGACGTGGAAGGCTACAATCGACCACAAATTCTCTGAAGACATCATGGTCTATGCCAACTACAGCCGCGGTTACAAGGCGGGCACGTTCAATACTCTGCCGCTTGATCAGGCTGAGCCGCTGTCGCCTGAAGTGGTTGATGCCTATGAAATTGGCTTCAAGACAGAACTGGCTGACCGTCGTATCCGCTTGAACGGCGCGCTGTTCTGGAACGACCTGAGCAACCCGCAGGTGCAGGCGCAGCGCAACGGCCTGGTGTTCCTGAAAAATGCAGGATCGGCCCGGACCAAGGGCGCCGAGTTCGACCTGACCGCCGTCGCCGCCGAAGGTCTGACGCTTCGAGTGGCCGGGACATATCTGATCGCCAAGTTCCGCGACTTCCCGGACGCGCCTTCCTACTGTCCCAACCCGCAGGTGAATGCGGCAACCTGTCAGGCGCTCACTCCCAACCTGCCGATTGCTCCCGGCAATTTGAATACCATCGTGGTCGATGCTTCGGGCAATTACATGCCCTACGCCTCGAAATGGAAGTTCAGCGGCGGGTTCAGCTATGACTATAAGCTTGCAGACGATAGCGAGCTTACATTCGATATGAACGCCAACTGGGCCAGCAAATTCAACTGGGATGCTGACAACGTCATCAAGGAACCCGCTCACCTCCTTCTCGACGGTTCGGTCTCCTTCACGCCGGCGGCTGCAGAGCATCTGACCTTGCGCTTCTGGATGAAGAACATCACGGGCGAAAAATTCAATATCAACTATTATGCCCAGGCATCCGGTTCCGCTTTTTCCACCGCTCCGGGTGCGCCGCGCACCTATGGCGGCGAACTGGTGTTCAAGTTCTAA
- a CDS encoding crotonase/enoyl-CoA hydratase family protein yields the protein MDVPEHFRFEVQDHVATITFDRADKLNAFTRPMAQDLVAMFDRVDADDDIRAVILTGAGRAFCAGADLSPGQSSLSSARPTDEAPAEVDWTDPATRDFGGLITLRLYDCLKPVIVAFNGPAAGMGVTMALAADFRLASTSAKFTLPFTRRGIVPESASSWFLPRIVGLAQALEWTLTGATFSAEEAKAAGLVRSLHEPQDLLPAATALAQDIAANTAPVSVALTRQMLWRSFDMAHPMAAHRIESRGIYARARAADVREGVQSFLEKRSPDFPDKVSSDMPSFFPWWESENY from the coding sequence ATGGACGTTCCCGAGCATTTTCGGTTTGAGGTGCAGGATCATGTCGCCACGATCACTTTCGATCGTGCCGACAAGCTCAATGCCTTCACCCGGCCCATGGCGCAGGATCTCGTGGCGATGTTCGACCGCGTCGATGCGGACGATGATATCCGCGCCGTGATCCTGACGGGCGCTGGCCGCGCCTTCTGCGCGGGCGCCGATCTTTCGCCGGGCCAGTCGTCCCTGTCGTCAGCGCGACCGACGGACGAAGCGCCTGCCGAGGTCGACTGGACGGATCCCGCCACGCGCGATTTCGGCGGGTTGATCACGCTGCGTCTTTATGACTGTCTTAAGCCCGTGATCGTGGCCTTCAACGGCCCGGCCGCCGGCATGGGCGTGACGATGGCGCTGGCGGCAGATTTCCGCCTTGCTTCGACCAGCGCAAAATTCACTCTGCCTTTCACGCGCCGGGGAATCGTGCCGGAATCGGCGTCCAGCTGGTTCCTGCCGCGCATCGTGGGGCTGGCGCAGGCGCTGGAATGGACGCTGACGGGCGCGACCTTTTCCGCGGAGGAGGCGAAGGCCGCCGGGCTCGTCCGATCGCTGCACGAACCGCAGGATCTGCTCCCCGCTGCGACAGCTCTGGCCCAGGACATCGCAGCGAACACGGCGCCCGTGTCGGTTGCGCTCACCCGGCAGATGCTGTGGCGTTCCTTCGACATGGCGCATCCGATGGCGGCGCATCGGATCGAGAGCCGTGGCATTTATGCCCGCGCGCGGGCGGCGGATGTTCGGGAGGGCGTGCAAAGCTTTCTGGAGAAGCGATCGCCCGATTTCCCTGACAAGGTATCGAGCGACATGCCCAGCTTTTTCCCATGGTGGGAAAGCGAAAATTACTGA